The Bacillus sp. Y1 genome has a window encoding:
- a CDS encoding 3-ketoacyl-ACP reductase: MISLNGKTAIVTGAGRGIGRATAIALAKEGVHLGLIGLNMSNLEKVAAELAQFEVTVSAATADVTDLESVTHAVEHIKSDLGPIDILINNAGVAKFGGFLDLTPEEWEKIIQVNLMGVYNVTRAVLPGMIERKSGDIINISSSAGQKGAPVTSAYSASKFAVLGLTESLMLEVRKHNVRVTALTPSTVVTDLAIDTNLVKGNEENVMHPEDLAELVVASLKFNPRVFVKTAGLWSTNPS, translated from the coding sequence ATGATTTCTTTAAATGGAAAAACTGCAATAGTTACTGGCGCAGGAAGAGGCATTGGACGTGCTACTGCTATCGCCTTAGCAAAAGAAGGCGTTCATTTAGGCCTAATCGGCTTAAATATGTCTAATCTAGAAAAGGTAGCGGCTGAACTAGCACAATTTGAAGTAACGGTATCTGCAGCAACAGCAGATGTTACCGATCTTGAATCCGTTACTCATGCTGTTGAACATATCAAATCAGACTTAGGTCCAATTGATATCCTAATCAACAATGCAGGTGTTGCTAAATTTGGTGGATTCCTTGATTTAACACCAGAAGAATGGGAAAAAATCATCCAAGTCAATTTAATGGGTGTGTATAATGTAACAAGAGCAGTATTACCAGGAATGATCGAAAGAAAATCAGGAGATATCATCAATATCTCTTCATCTGCTGGCCAAAAAGGTGCTCCTGTTACAAGTGCTTACAGTGCTTCTAAATTCGCTGTATTAGGGCTAACAGAATCACTTATGCTAGAAGTAAGAAAACATAATGTCCGTGTTACTGCTTTAACGCCAAGTACGGTCGTTACAGATTTAGCCATTGATACAAATCTTGTTAAAGGCAATGAAGAAAACGTGATGCACCCAGAAGACCTTGCAGAATTAGTCGTGGCTAGTTTAAAATTTAATCCAAGAGTATTCGTTAAAACAGCTGGATTATGGTCAACAAATCCATCATAA
- a CDS encoding response regulator, producing the protein MYKLLIVDDEKIVIEGLKSAVNWEEHQIEIVGSASDGEEALKEIMNKKPDIVLVDIRMPKLNGLDLIQETKALNLDTVFIIISGYSKFDYAKRAVQLDAIDYLVKPIEVEEIVHSIKNAILKLEKIKNEKQATEQINEYQIALEEKRVLDYILGQRFVVPEKDQKLQSFSFFNIGLKGFDWDDSNNIEKIQACLECLKSLLENRKIQNFVYTIDSEIVIMISNAGSELGNDLVQDLVSLLFHDMNIRPMVGVSNLYVTISDIKKAYSEAKEALKNGIFSNQLITYYKELETFNHSFGNRIIEKIDTFFNGKGPDLLSNMNLFMDKVFLDCQKSNLPPEKTKYVCFKIVNHFLDYIESEYEIKKSGGDRYLVYQELNPLQSFEEIRVWLEQFIGQSTANLNENHVSYNEKLIIDLKSFINANYNEPIVLDDLGKLFHKNPAYLCNLFSKAVGSTIFEYITKVRLNNAKKLLRTTNLKVSEICKQVGYENQKYFNQVFKKNIGTTPGIYRSQHILK; encoded by the coding sequence ATGTATAAACTTTTAATTGTTGATGATGAAAAAATTGTAATTGAAGGCTTAAAATCAGCAGTTAACTGGGAGGAGCATCAGATTGAAATTGTAGGATCTGCTTCAGATGGAGAAGAAGCACTTAAAGAAATCATGAATAAAAAGCCTGACATTGTGTTAGTAGATATAAGAATGCCTAAATTAAATGGATTGGATTTAATTCAAGAAACAAAGGCTCTTAATCTTGATACTGTTTTTATCATTATAAGCGGTTATTCAAAGTTTGATTACGCCAAAAGGGCTGTTCAACTCGACGCAATCGACTATCTAGTTAAACCTATTGAAGTAGAAGAAATTGTTCATTCTATTAAAAATGCCATTTTAAAACTTGAAAAAATAAAAAATGAAAAACAAGCAACTGAGCAGATTAATGAATATCAAATAGCTTTAGAAGAAAAGCGTGTCCTTGATTACATTTTAGGCCAAAGATTTGTTGTGCCGGAAAAGGACCAAAAGCTACAAAGTTTTTCTTTTTTTAACATCGGATTGAAGGGGTTTGACTGGGATGATTCAAATAACATTGAAAAAATTCAAGCTTGCTTAGAGTGTTTAAAAAGCCTATTGGAAAACAGGAAGATACAGAACTTTGTCTATACGATTGATAGTGAAATTGTCATCATGATTTCAAACGCTGGTTCAGAGCTCGGGAATGACTTGGTTCAGGATCTTGTGTCATTGCTCTTTCATGATATGAACATAAGACCGATGGTTGGAGTAAGTAATCTCTATGTAACTATTTCGGACATAAAGAAAGCCTATAGTGAAGCAAAAGAAGCGTTGAAAAATGGTATTTTTTCAAATCAGTTAATAACCTATTATAAAGAATTAGAAACGTTCAATCATTCCTTTGGTAATCGTATTATTGAAAAAATTGATACATTTTTTAATGGAAAAGGCCCAGACCTTCTTAGCAACATGAATCTTTTCATGGACAAAGTTTTTCTCGATTGCCAAAAGAGTAACCTCCCCCCAGAAAAAACAAAATACGTCTGTTTTAAAATCGTTAATCATTTCTTGGATTATATCGAAAGTGAATATGAGATAAAAAAAAGCGGCGGCGACCGATATTTAGTTTACCAAGAATTAAATCCACTGCAGTCTTTTGAAGAAATCAGAGTTTGGCTAGAACAATTTATTGGACAATCCACTGCTAATTTAAATGAAAATCACGTGTCATATAATGAAAAATTAATCATCGATTTAAAAAGTTTCATTAATGCTAATTATAATGAACCAATTGTTTTAGATGATTTAGGCAAGCTATTCCATAAGAATCCTGCCTACCTTTGTAACTTGTTTTCTAAGGCAGTTGGCAGCACCATCTTTGAATATATTACAAAGGTCAGATTAAACAATGCCAAAAAACTGTTAAGAACCACCAATTTAAAGGTATCCGAGATTTGTAAACAGGTAGGCTACGAAAATCAAAAATACTTTAATCAAGTATTCAAGAAAAATATCGGAACAACCCCAGGTATCTATCGTTCACAGCACATACTAAAGTAA